One window of the Streptomyces asoensis genome contains the following:
- a CDS encoding ABC transporter substrate-binding protein, translating to MRRTTSRILRGIALVSTLALGVTACGGSDDDSDTKAVSAGDIQAALDKGGDITVWAWEPTLKTVAADFQKKYPKVKINLVGERSGDKHYTALSNAISAGKGVPDVAQVEYFALGQYSLTKGLTDLAPYGADKLASKYTPGPWNAVSDGDKVYGLPMDSGPMALFYNKTVFDKYKIAVPTTWDEYLDAARKLHKADPKAYIANDLGDPGFTTSLLWQAGSRPYKVDGTKVAINFDDAGAKKFETVWQKLIDEKLLAPVNGWTDDWYKGLGDGTIATLATGAWMPANFTTGVPNAKGQWRAAAMPAWTAGDKASAENGGSSLAVPALAKNKELAYAFTEYANAGAGVASRVSEGAFPATKAELESAAFQSKKFDYFGGQEANKIFAESAANVASDWSYLPFQPYANSIFNDTVGKAYVSGTKLADGLKAWQDASIKYGEEQGFTVEK from the coding sequence ATGCGCAGAACAACGAGCCGCATCCTGCGCGGCATCGCCCTCGTCTCCACCCTCGCCCTGGGCGTCACCGCCTGCGGCGGCTCGGACGACGACTCCGACACGAAGGCCGTCTCCGCCGGCGACATCCAGGCTGCCCTGGACAAGGGCGGCGACATCACGGTCTGGGCCTGGGAGCCCACCCTGAAGACCGTGGCCGCCGACTTCCAGAAGAAGTACCCGAAGGTCAAGATCAACCTGGTCGGTGAGCGCTCCGGCGACAAGCACTACACCGCGCTGTCCAACGCGATCTCGGCCGGCAAGGGCGTCCCGGACGTCGCCCAGGTCGAGTACTTCGCGCTCGGCCAGTACTCCCTGACCAAGGGCCTGACCGACCTGGCCCCCTACGGCGCCGACAAGCTCGCCTCCAAGTACACGCCCGGCCCGTGGAACGCGGTCAGCGACGGCGACAAGGTCTACGGCCTGCCGATGGACTCGGGCCCGATGGCGCTGTTCTACAACAAGACGGTCTTCGACAAGTACAAGATCGCCGTCCCGACCACCTGGGACGAGTACCTGGACGCGGCCCGCAAGCTCCACAAGGCCGACCCGAAGGCCTACATAGCCAACGACCTCGGTGACCCTGGCTTCACCACCTCCCTGCTGTGGCAGGCCGGTTCGCGCCCCTACAAGGTCGACGGCACCAAGGTCGCCATCAACTTCGACGACGCGGGCGCCAAGAAGTTCGAGACGGTCTGGCAGAAGCTGATCGACGAGAAGCTGCTCGCCCCGGTCAACGGCTGGACCGACGACTGGTACAAGGGCCTGGGCGACGGCACCATCGCCACCCTGGCCACCGGTGCCTGGATGCCCGCCAACTTCACCACCGGCGTCCCGAACGCCAAGGGCCAGTGGCGCGCGGCGGCGATGCCGGCCTGGACCGCGGGCGACAAGGCGAGCGCGGAGAACGGCGGCAGCTCGCTGGCCGTCCCGGCGCTGGCCAAGAACAAGGAACTCGCCTACGCCTTCACCGAGTACGCCAACGCCGGTGCCGGTGTCGCCTCCCGGGTCAGCGAGGGTGCCTTCCCCGCCACCAAGGCGGAGCTGGAGTCGGCCGCGTTCCAGAGCAAGAAGTTCGACTACTTCGGCGGCCAGGAAGCGAACAAGATCTTCGCCGAGTCCGCAGCGAACGTGGCGAGCGACTGGTCGTACCTCCCGTTCCAGCCGTACGCCAACTCGATCTTCAACGACACCGTCGGCAAGGCCTACGTCTCCGGCACCAAGCTGGCGGACGGTCTGAAGGCCTGGCAGGACGCCTCGATCAAGTACGGCGAGGAGCAGGGCTTCACCGTCGAGAAGTAG
- a CDS encoding carbohydrate ABC transporter permease — MSTSVTASPVKNTAPRLRTPRKKHTPGKPKRNVLLTVLMALMAVYTVVPLIWLVINATKTQSGLADSNGLWFAHDFALWDNIRTTFTYHDGIFGRWLLNTLLYVVLGAGGATLLAVLGGYALAKFQFPGKRAIFAVVIGAVAVPATALAVPTFLMFSKMGLTDTPWAVIIPSLVSPFGLYLMWVFAAEAIPTELLEAARMDGASEVRTFFQVALPLLAPGIVTVLLFTTVATWNNYFLPLIMLKDPDWYPLTLGLSAWSSQAQTIGGDVIFNLVITGSLLTILPLIAAFLFLQKYWQSGLAAGSVKE; from the coding sequence ATGAGCACCTCTGTCACCGCCTCCCCCGTGAAGAACACCGCCCCGAGGCTACGAACCCCCCGTAAGAAGCACACCCCGGGCAAGCCGAAGCGCAATGTGCTGTTGACGGTGCTGATGGCCCTGATGGCCGTCTACACCGTGGTGCCGCTGATCTGGCTGGTCATCAACGCCACGAAGACCCAGTCGGGCCTGGCCGACTCCAACGGCCTGTGGTTCGCCCACGACTTCGCCCTGTGGGACAACATCCGGACCACCTTCACCTACCACGACGGCATCTTCGGCCGCTGGTTGCTGAACACCCTGCTGTACGTGGTGCTCGGTGCGGGCGGCGCGACACTGTTGGCCGTGCTGGGCGGGTACGCACTGGCGAAGTTCCAGTTCCCCGGCAAGCGTGCGATCTTCGCCGTGGTGATCGGCGCGGTGGCCGTGCCGGCTACGGCGCTCGCCGTGCCGACCTTCCTGATGTTCAGCAAGATGGGGCTGACCGACACCCCGTGGGCGGTGATCATCCCGTCGCTCGTGTCGCCGTTCGGCCTCTATCTGATGTGGGTGTTCGCCGCGGAGGCGATCCCGACCGAGCTGCTGGAGGCGGCCCGGATGGACGGGGCGAGCGAGGTGCGGACCTTCTTCCAGGTCGCGCTGCCGCTGCTGGCCCCCGGAATCGTGACCGTGCTGCTGTTCACCACGGTCGCCACCTGGAACAACTACTTCCTCCCGCTGATCATGCTGAAGGACCCGGACTGGTACCCGCTGACGCTGGGTCTGAGCGCCTGGAGCTCCCAGGCACAGACCATCGGTGGCGACGTGATCTTCAACCTGGTGATCACGGGGTCCCTGCTCACCATCCTCCCGCTGATCGCCGCCTTCCTGTTCCTCCAGAAGTACTGGCAGTCCGGCCTCGCCGCCGGAAGTGTCAAGGAGTGA
- a CDS encoding glycoside hydrolase, with product MARRTRSRRNLGAAALTALATGAALLSVPVQAHAEAAVTVTPDPSYQQQKFEGWGTSLVWFANATGDYPPAIREKLAKLLFGDDGLALNIARYNIGGGNAPDVTDYLRAGGAVEGWWKAPEGTTREDTDWWSADDPADWNKDADATQRWWVDRIKKDITHWETFSNSPPWFMTESGYVSGGFNANTDQLKADSVDDFAAYVAGATKRLEKAEGIKVDTVDPFNEPNTGYWGTRLDANGQPVGGRQEGAHIGPELQQKVLAALAPALKKAKTKAQISAMDETNPSIFATNWNSYSQASKDLVDQMNVHTYGTGQRTTVRDLAKAADKPLWMSEVEGDWGDGQSFTDMRPGLGLAQQMVNDLRELEPTAWVFWQPVEDYDNMKPGGESAKGGNWGSIQLPFSCTSADTLQSCPIYTNTKFDTARNFTHFIKPGDKLIKVDDTSSAAAVTQDGKGASVVHVNSTTEARTVTIDLSKFRSVKGSATVTPTVTSADGKLKQQAPVKVVDGRATYTVPAQSVTSFAVKGVSGVAKNAGLFSKGHSYTLTGVQSGKAVTVGANGTNLVIGSANGTTAQQWQLDARYGKTGARQHYVFANPAEGERLAVRDNVPVVEPDTGKRDPATEWIMSTTGDGTWTLVNVATGRLLEVGGQATNEGAAVTTWQANSGSNQRWRVTDVTP from the coding sequence ATGGCACGCCGTACCCGCAGCAGACGGAACCTCGGGGCCGCCGCACTCACCGCGCTGGCCACCGGGGCCGCCCTCCTCAGCGTCCCCGTGCAGGCGCACGCCGAGGCCGCCGTCACCGTGACGCCGGATCCGTCGTACCAGCAGCAGAAGTTCGAGGGCTGGGGCACCAGCCTGGTCTGGTTCGCCAATGCCACCGGGGACTATCCCCCGGCGATCCGCGAGAAGCTCGCCAAGTTGCTCTTCGGCGACGACGGCCTCGCGCTGAACATCGCCCGGTACAACATCGGCGGCGGCAACGCCCCGGACGTCACGGACTATCTGCGGGCCGGCGGTGCCGTCGAGGGCTGGTGGAAGGCGCCCGAGGGCACCACCCGCGAGGACACCGACTGGTGGAGCGCGGACGACCCGGCCGACTGGAACAAGGACGCCGACGCCACCCAGCGCTGGTGGGTGGACCGCATCAAGAAGGACATCACCCACTGGGAGACGTTCAGCAACTCCCCGCCGTGGTTCATGACCGAGAGCGGTTACGTTTCCGGCGGCTTCAACGCCAACACCGACCAGCTGAAGGCCGACTCCGTCGACGACTTCGCCGCCTACGTGGCGGGCGCGACCAAGCGGCTGGAGAAGGCCGAGGGCATCAAGGTCGACACCGTCGACCCGTTCAACGAGCCCAACACCGGTTACTGGGGCACCCGGCTCGACGCGAACGGTCAGCCCGTCGGCGGCCGCCAGGAGGGCGCCCACATCGGCCCCGAGCTCCAGCAGAAGGTGCTCGCCGCGCTGGCGCCCGCGCTGAAGAAGGCGAAGACGAAGGCGCAGATCTCGGCGATGGACGAGACCAACCCGTCCATCTTCGCGACGAACTGGAACTCCTACTCGCAGGCCTCCAAGGACCTCGTCGACCAGATGAACGTCCACACCTACGGCACCGGGCAGCGCACCACCGTGCGCGACCTCGCCAAGGCCGCCGACAAGCCGCTGTGGATGAGCGAGGTCGAGGGCGACTGGGGCGACGGGCAGAGCTTCACGGACATGCGTCCGGGCCTCGGGCTCGCCCAGCAGATGGTGAACGACCTGCGTGAACTGGAGCCCACCGCCTGGGTGTTCTGGCAGCCGGTCGAGGACTACGACAACATGAAGCCGGGCGGTGAGTCCGCGAAGGGCGGCAACTGGGGCTCCATCCAGCTCCCGTTCAGCTGCACCAGCGCGGACACCCTCCAGTCCTGCCCGATCTACACCAACACCAAGTTCGACACGGCCCGGAACTTCACGCACTTCATCAAGCCCGGCGACAAGCTGATCAAGGTGGACGACACCTCCAGCGCCGCCGCCGTGACCCAGGACGGCAAGGGCGCCTCGGTCGTCCACGTCAACAGCACCACCGAGGCCCGTACGGTCACCATCGACCTGTCCAAGTTCCGCAGCGTCAAGGGCAGCGCGACCGTCACGCCCACGGTGACCAGCGCCGACGGCAAGCTCAAGCAGCAGGCCCCGGTCAAGGTCGTCGACGGCAGGGCCACCTACACCGTCCCCGCCCAGTCCGTGACCTCCTTCGCCGTCAAGGGCGTCTCCGGCGTCGCGAAGAACGCGGGGCTGTTCAGCAAGGGCCACTCCTACACGCTGACCGGCGTGCAGAGCGGCAAGGCGGTCACCGTCGGGGCCAACGGTACGAACCTGGTCATCGGCTCGGCCAACGGCACCACCGCGCAGCAGTGGCAGCTGGACGCCCGGTACGGCAAGACGGGCGCCCGCCAGCACTACGTCTTCGCCAACCCGGCCGAGGGCGAGCGCCTCGCCGTCCGCGACAACGTGCCGGTGGTCGAACCCGACACCGGCAAGCGTGACCCGGCCACCGAGTGGATCATGTCCACCACCGGCGACGGGACCTGGACCCTGGTCAATGTGGCCACCGGACGCCTCCTCGAGGTCGGCGGCCAGGCGACCAACGAGGGCGCGGCCGTCACGACCTGGCAGGCCAACTCCGGTTCCAACCAGCGCTGGAGGGTCACGGACGTGACTCCGTAG
- a CDS encoding carbohydrate ABC transporter permease yields MTTLQPPVAAEPRPAPPPAKGDRRSWTGWGFIGPFVAVFALVFLAPIVYSIYLSLFRDQLIGGNQFVGLDNYTRALQDDAFWSAVGRVALFLAIQVPIMLGIALLVALALDSGRLYGKSFFRITIFLPYAVPAVVATLMWGFMYGTKYGLVGDINSAFGVSLPDLLSPGWVLASIGNIVTWEFVGYNMLIFYSALRVIPTSLYEAAEIDGAGQWRIISSIKLPAIRGALVIATIFSIIGSFQLFNEPSILRPLALNSITTDYTPNFYTYSLSFNGQQHNYSATVAIIMGVITMIVAYAVQLRGMRKGA; encoded by the coding sequence ATGACGACGCTGCAACCGCCGGTGGCCGCCGAGCCGCGGCCGGCACCTCCTCCGGCGAAAGGGGACCGCCGCTCCTGGACGGGGTGGGGTTTCATCGGTCCCTTCGTGGCCGTGTTCGCCCTGGTCTTCCTGGCCCCGATCGTGTACTCGATCTATCTGAGCCTCTTCCGTGACCAGCTCATCGGCGGCAACCAGTTCGTCGGCCTGGACAACTACACGCGAGCCCTCCAGGACGACGCGTTCTGGTCGGCGGTCGGCCGGGTGGCACTCTTCCTGGCGATCCAGGTGCCGATCATGCTGGGCATCGCCCTGCTGGTCGCGCTGGCGCTGGACAGCGGCCGGCTCTACGGCAAGAGCTTCTTCCGGATCACGATCTTCCTGCCGTACGCCGTGCCCGCCGTGGTCGCCACCCTGATGTGGGGCTTCATGTACGGCACCAAGTACGGCCTGGTGGGCGACATCAACTCCGCGTTCGGTGTCTCACTGCCCGACCTGCTCTCCCCCGGCTGGGTGCTCGCCTCCATCGGCAACATCGTGACCTGGGAGTTCGTCGGGTACAACATGCTGATCTTCTACTCGGCGCTGCGGGTCATCCCGACCTCGCTGTACGAGGCGGCGGAGATCGACGGCGCCGGCCAGTGGCGGATCATCAGCTCGATCAAGCTGCCCGCGATCCGGGGCGCGCTCGTCATCGCGACGATCTTCTCGATCATCGGCAGCTTCCAGCTCTTCAACGAGCCGAGCATCCTGCGTCCGCTGGCGCTGAACTCCATCACCACGGACTACACGCCGAACTTCTACACGTACTCGCTGTCCTTCAACGGCCAGCAGCACAACTACTCCGCGACGGTGGCCATCATCATGGGCGTCATCACGATGATCGTCGCCTACGCCGTCCAGCTGCGCGGCATGCGCAAGGGAGCGTGA
- a CDS encoding beta-galactosidase yields MISTLQSRMLRGADGDPAPRLAYGADYNPEQWPRDVWEEDVRLMREAGVTVVSVGIFSWARIQPGPDTWDFGWLDEVMDLLHAGGIGVDLATATASPPPWLTTAHPEILPVTANGETLWPGARQHWRPTSAVFREYALRLVRKIADRYRDHPALVAWHVSNELGCHNIYDYSDDAARAFRVWLRARYGSLDALNHAWGTAFWSQRYSDWEQILPPRLAASHPNPTQQLDFKRFSSDALKDHLIAEREILKEITPDVPVTTNFMVMGNTKGMNYPDWASEIDFVSNDHYVHPGPQDRDELSFSANLTSGIAAGRPWFLMEHSTSAVNWQPVNVAKRPGDLARDSLLHVAHGADAVCFFQWRQSAAGAEKYHSAMVPHAGADSDLFRAVADLGATLKALAPVAGSERESAAVGILYDWESWWASEQDSHPTTLLDYRQEALDWYSALLDLGVRADLVTTRADLSRHQVLIAPVLHMVPAELAKDLTRYAEQGGHLVTTYFSGVVDENDHVWLGGYPGALRDLLGIRIEEFGPLLAGESVELDDATSGSVWTDRITVTDGDTEVLAHYRTGVHAGRPAVTRRPTGGGSASYVSTRLGVDGLTSLLPRLLEPAGVGSELPADVRGSVELTVRRGAEGRFLFLVNRTDDTVPVTGLDGEVLVGTGGTEGALVLGPREVAVLRRPGG; encoded by the coding sequence ATGATCTCCACCCTCCAGTCCCGCATGCTGCGCGGGGCGGACGGTGACCCCGCTCCGCGTCTGGCGTACGGCGCCGACTACAACCCCGAGCAGTGGCCCCGGGACGTGTGGGAGGAGGACGTGCGGCTTATGCGGGAGGCCGGCGTCACCGTCGTCTCCGTGGGGATCTTCTCCTGGGCCCGGATCCAGCCGGGTCCGGACACCTGGGACTTCGGCTGGCTCGACGAGGTCATGGACCTGCTGCACGCAGGCGGGATCGGCGTCGACCTGGCCACCGCCACCGCCTCCCCGCCGCCCTGGCTCACCACCGCCCACCCGGAGATCCTGCCGGTCACGGCGAACGGCGAGACGCTCTGGCCGGGCGCCCGCCAGCACTGGCGGCCCACCTCTGCCGTCTTCCGTGAGTACGCCCTGCGCCTGGTCCGGAAGATCGCCGACCGCTACCGGGACCACCCGGCGCTCGTCGCCTGGCACGTCTCCAACGAGCTGGGCTGCCACAACATCTACGACTACTCGGACGACGCGGCCCGCGCCTTCCGGGTCTGGCTGCGTGCCCGCTACGGGTCGCTCGACGCCCTCAACCACGCCTGGGGCACCGCTTTCTGGTCGCAGCGCTACAGCGACTGGGAGCAGATCCTGCCGCCCCGGCTGGCCGCCTCGCACCCCAACCCGACCCAGCAGCTGGACTTCAAGCGGTTCTCCTCGGACGCCCTGAAGGACCACCTGATCGCCGAGCGGGAGATCCTGAAGGAGATCACGCCCGACGTCCCGGTCACCACGAACTTCATGGTGATGGGCAACACCAAGGGCATGAACTACCCGGACTGGGCGAGCGAGATCGACTTCGTCTCCAACGACCACTACGTCCACCCCGGCCCGCAGGACCGCGACGAGCTGTCCTTCTCCGCGAACCTCACCAGCGGCATCGCGGCCGGCCGGCCCTGGTTCCTGATGGAGCACTCCACCAGCGCCGTCAACTGGCAGCCCGTCAACGTGGCGAAGCGGCCCGGCGACCTGGCCCGTGACTCGCTGCTGCACGTGGCGCACGGCGCGGACGCGGTGTGCTTCTTCCAGTGGCGGCAGTCGGCGGCCGGCGCCGAGAAGTACCACTCGGCGATGGTCCCGCACGCCGGGGCCGACAGCGACCTGTTCCGCGCGGTGGCCGACCTCGGCGCCACGCTCAAGGCCCTTGCCCCGGTGGCGGGTTCGGAGCGGGAGTCGGCGGCCGTCGGCATCCTCTACGACTGGGAGTCGTGGTGGGCCAGTGAGCAGGACTCCCACCCCACCACCCTGCTGGACTACCGGCAGGAGGCGCTCGACTGGTACTCGGCGCTGCTCGACCTCGGCGTCCGCGCCGACCTCGTCACCACCCGCGCCGACCTCTCCCGGCACCAGGTGCTGATCGCGCCCGTGCTGCACATGGTGCCGGCCGAACTGGCCAAGGACCTCACGCGCTACGCCGAACAGGGCGGCCACCTCGTCACCACGTACTTCTCCGGGGTCGTCGACGAGAACGACCACGTCTGGCTCGGCGGATACCCGGGCGCCCTGCGCGACCTGCTCGGTATCCGTATCGAGGAGTTCGGTCCGCTGCTCGCCGGGGAGTCCGTGGAACTGGACGACGCCACCTCGGGCAGCGTGTGGACCGACCGGATCACCGTCACCGACGGCGACACCGAGGTGCTGGCGCACTACCGCACCGGTGTGCACGCCGGACGCCCCGCCGTCACCCGGCGCCCGACCGGCGGCGGTTCGGCCTCCTACGTCTCCACCCGGCTCGGCGTCGACGGGCTCACCTCGCTGCTGCCCCGGCTGCTGGAGCCGGCCGGGGTCGGCAGTGAACTCCCGGCGGACGTCCGGGGGTCGGTCGAGCTGACCGTCCGGCGCGGCGCCGAGGGACGGTTCCTGTTCCTGGTCAACCGGACCGACGACACGGTACCGGTGACCGGGCTGGACGGAGAGGTGCTGGTCGGCACCGGCGGCACGGAGGGCGCCCTCGTCCTCGGGCCGCGGGAGGTCGCCGTACTGCGCCGGCCCGGCGGCTGA